A stretch of DNA from bacterium:
TAGACGGTCCGTTCATCGGCGCCGGCCGCGATTCCGTGGGGATGCCTGCCGACGGCTACAGTCCCGCTGATGATGTTTCGGAGCGGGTCAAGGATCTCCAATTCATTCCGCGACTGGCTGACCACGAGTGGGCCGTACGCGGAAGCGGTGAATATGAGGCCGTGAGGCGCGGCGCCGGCCGGTACCGAGGCGACGACCTTATTGCGCCCCGGGTCGAGCACGTGCACGGTGTCGACGCCGTCGACCGTGAAGTAGAGGCGCTTCCCATCGGGGCTGAAAGCGAGCGCCCCTGGAGCGTGACTCAGCGGGATCGTTCCAATCTTGGCGGATCTGGTGAGGTCGAGGACCGCCAAGGCGGGATCGTCCGGTGATGTCGAGCCGACATAGGCGATGCGGCCATCTGGGCTAATCGCGCTCCTGTCTGGCCTGGGGACGGACACCCGACCGGTGATCCGGTCGGTGGTGGTATCGATGGTCACCACTTCGTTCGCACCCCAGACGGACACGAGCAGTCGCCGCCCGTCGGGCGAAACCGATAGCCCATATGGATACAGGCCCACCTCGATCTGTGCAAGGAGCCCGTCGGTTGCCGTGTCGAGGACGGTCACTGTTGAGAGCTGGTCGCTGCCCACGTAGACTTTGCGCCCGTCGGGCGTCATCGCCAGGCCATGCGGGCCCAATGGAACAGTGACAAAACGCATTATCCGGTTCGCGGTGGTATCGAGTACGGCGAGGGCGCTTTCATCA
This window harbors:
- a CDS encoding YncE family protein; protein product: MNVHGKHTSVRRPAAVLARLIPALLFLVAWVPAGQPAPAAQDGAPKAYVALHDESALAVLDTTANRIMRFVTVPLGPHGLAMTPDGRKVYVGSDQLSTVTVLDTATDGLLAQIEVGLYPYGLSVSPDGRRLLVSVWGANEVVTIDTTTDRITGRVSVPRPDRSAISPDGRIAYVGSTSPDDPALAVLDLTRSAKIGTIPLSHAPGALAFSPDGKRLYFTVDGVDTVHVLDPGRNKVVASVPAGAAPHGLIFTASAYGPLVVSQSRNELEILDPLRNIISGTVAVGRHPHGIAAGADERTV